From the Maioricimonas rarisocia genome, one window contains:
- a CDS encoding sigma-54-dependent transcriptional regulator translates to MSNLSPPPATVRLTGRVAVLSTDPAACQKLAGVIVRLGFEAEAFHSSSELQAGLAREPFAACVIDEPETLTLVQQTESFARQNGRPTQFVVLPSLGSRTHLPSTPTTCEILDPPHTPDKLARALFAAVGRARLLAENFQLRRRLEGRVSDEIIGYSQATEHLRGEVRAVAEHSRPVLVSGETGSGTNIVARSIHAARSGAHAPLIRIRCGVLSSAAIEKELFGDGESEPRLATAAGGTLLLDDIDGISITLQQMLAELIQTGHYSPAGTTERRPLEARLIVTSHKDLKHLAATGQFDAELCELLCRDSIAVPPLRQRLDDIVPLAEHFLAEHAAREGTPVKRLTLSAVDRLKRHSWPGNVRELENVLRNCNALDEGSELSVDMLDTWVERPAGEDAEQSGMTLREMERKLIEATFNRYGGNRELTAKALKIGLRTLSGKLREYGYPPRGGPGSNRKNRAA, encoded by the coding sequence ATGAGCAATCTGTCGCCTCCTCCAGCGACCGTCAGGTTGACGGGTCGTGTTGCGGTCCTCTCGACGGACCCGGCCGCCTGTCAGAAACTGGCGGGCGTCATCGTGCGTCTCGGATTCGAAGCCGAGGCATTTCACTCCTCCTCCGAACTGCAGGCGGGGCTCGCCCGTGAGCCGTTCGCGGCGTGCGTGATCGACGAACCGGAAACGCTGACACTCGTGCAGCAGACCGAGTCGTTCGCCCGTCAGAACGGTCGGCCGACCCAGTTCGTCGTGCTTCCCTCTCTGGGCAGCCGCACCCACCTGCCGTCGACGCCGACGACCTGCGAGATCCTCGATCCGCCACACACACCGGACAAACTGGCCCGGGCGCTGTTCGCGGCGGTCGGTCGGGCCCGGCTGCTGGCTGAAAACTTCCAGCTTCGCCGTCGCCTCGAAGGTCGTGTCTCCGACGAGATCATCGGCTACAGCCAGGCGACCGAACACCTGCGTGGCGAGGTTCGTGCCGTGGCCGAACACTCGCGGCCGGTGCTGGTCTCCGGCGAAACCGGGAGCGGAACGAACATCGTCGCCCGCTCGATTCATGCCGCCCGATCCGGAGCGCATGCCCCGCTGATCCGCATTCGCTGCGGCGTGCTTTCCTCGGCGGCAATCGAGAAGGAACTGTTCGGCGATGGCGAGTCGGAGCCCCGTCTGGCGACGGCAGCCGGCGGTACGCTGCTGCTGGACGACATCGACGGCATCTCGATCACATTGCAGCAGATGCTGGCGGAACTGATCCAGACCGGACATTACTCCCCGGCCGGCACGACCGAGCGTCGACCGCTCGAGGCCCGTCTGATCGTCACGTCGCATAAGGATCTCAAGCACCTGGCGGCGACGGGACAGTTCGATGCCGAACTGTGCGAGCTGCTCTGCCGCGACTCGATTGCAGTCCCGCCGCTGCGTCAGCGACTCGATGACATCGTTCCTCTGGCCGAGCACTTCCTCGCCGAGCATGCCGCCCGGGAGGGAACGCCGGTCAAGCGGCTGACGCTCTCGGCGGTCGATCGTCTCAAGCGTCACAGCTGGCCGGGCAACGTTCGCGAACTCGAGAACGTGCTGCGGAACTGCAACGCTCTCGACGAGGGTTCGGAACTGAGCGTCGACATGCTCGATACCTGGGTCGAACGGCCGGCCGGCGAAGATGCCGAGCAGTCCGGCATGACCCTGCGGGAAATGGAACGGAAGCTGATTGAAGCGACGTTCAATCGCTACGGCGGCAACCGCGAGCTGACGGCCAAAGCCCTGAAGATCGGTCTGCGGACCCTTTCCGGCAAGCTCAGAGAGTATGGTTACCCGCCGCGAGGAGGCCCAGGCTCGAATCGCAAGAATCGGGCTGCGTGA
- a CDS encoding FliG C-terminal domain-containing protein, whose translation MDNLRAFRGRVSDWNARVGQGRLLPVVAAVAVAGPLMWLAARSGEADRVPVLSGKRWTTEQVAAMTSRLRSAGLDDFEQAGGQILVSAERLPKYEEVLGQPETRVAHWAQTWEEARGRLNLLSGRRDEETAEEIARARLLSELLSQMPDIDFADVVWDEDTATGWRRPEKARATVYLKPKPGRRITLELVHSVRLAVAGSRRNLDPSDIVVMDLDGMITYDESTLAPTGSGTGPHLSHLAAVYRQQIVSALADLAPTDVVVRAISSSRPQPQPSFAQSPPLAATTHTALRPAGRQGGPNTRLDLTAAEVKGAETVVAPVATLPRGAEDPVASGDPLPQLYVTVDLPSFETVAGGAFPSAETLQAEVVRRIQDLLLPSAAEGVHLAGLDVDVMPPLPVEVTPPPPSTVAGMTSLLEQIPEKAWVVIVAASLFCAAVWQLGRRRTDRKPRRASRHHGHASTGPRDAREEEAFAFLLGNERASEWLPHEDPQDLAVVLLSLGPEAAERFLARLPDDLKVALLEMVGAQTVPPDAATIERVAGRLAQRAAAQPAAAATSAVSEPVSSYHNRLPRETVPETLGAANWVTSFEEIVRLDLASLRGLYETAGADVWAMALLGASDRVKRAVMRSLTEPQRDELSRRIAEPQPTRLRDIDEAQQQIVSLVGRTSAATETVLS comes from the coding sequence ATGGACAACCTGCGCGCTTTTCGTGGACGCGTTTCCGACTGGAACGCCCGGGTCGGGCAAGGCCGCCTGCTCCCCGTTGTGGCCGCCGTGGCTGTGGCGGGGCCGTTGATGTGGCTCGCCGCCCGCTCCGGGGAGGCCGATCGTGTTCCGGTTCTGTCGGGGAAACGTTGGACGACCGAGCAGGTCGCGGCGATGACGTCGCGATTGCGCTCGGCCGGACTGGATGATTTCGAACAGGCAGGGGGCCAGATTCTCGTATCGGCGGAACGTCTGCCGAAGTACGAGGAGGTCCTCGGTCAGCCGGAAACCCGCGTGGCGCACTGGGCGCAGACGTGGGAGGAGGCCCGGGGGCGGCTCAACCTGCTCTCGGGACGACGGGACGAAGAGACCGCCGAGGAAATTGCGCGGGCCCGGTTGCTGAGCGAACTGCTCAGCCAGATGCCCGACATCGACTTTGCCGATGTCGTGTGGGATGAAGACACCGCGACCGGCTGGCGACGACCGGAAAAAGCACGGGCAACGGTTTATCTGAAGCCGAAGCCTGGCCGGCGAATTACCCTCGAACTGGTTCACTCGGTCCGGTTGGCCGTGGCAGGGAGTCGACGGAACCTCGATCCGTCCGACATCGTCGTTATGGACCTGGACGGCATGATCACGTACGACGAGTCGACGCTGGCTCCCACGGGATCCGGGACGGGACCGCATCTGTCCCACCTGGCAGCGGTCTATCGTCAGCAGATCGTCAGCGCCCTGGCCGATCTGGCTCCCACCGACGTGGTGGTCCGGGCGATTTCGTCATCCCGGCCGCAGCCGCAGCCATCGTTCGCTCAGAGCCCTCCCCTCGCCGCAACAACACACACGGCACTGCGTCCTGCGGGGCGTCAGGGTGGCCCCAACACGCGGCTCGATCTGACTGCGGCCGAGGTGAAGGGGGCGGAGACCGTCGTTGCCCCGGTCGCCACGCTGCCGCGGGGGGCTGAAGATCCGGTTGCATCTGGCGATCCGCTCCCCCAGCTTTACGTGACGGTCGATCTGCCGTCATTCGAGACGGTCGCTGGTGGTGCGTTTCCCTCCGCCGAAACGCTGCAGGCGGAAGTGGTGCGACGGATCCAGGACCTGCTACTTCCTTCCGCAGCCGAAGGGGTGCATCTGGCCGGACTGGATGTCGACGTGATGCCACCCTTGCCGGTCGAAGTCACGCCTCCTCCGCCGTCCACTGTGGCGGGAATGACCTCACTGCTGGAGCAAATCCCGGAGAAGGCCTGGGTCGTGATTGTGGCCGCCAGCCTGTTCTGTGCGGCGGTCTGGCAACTGGGACGGCGTCGCACCGATCGCAAGCCCCGCCGGGCAAGCAGGCATCACGGCCACGCGTCTACAGGGCCGCGCGATGCTCGCGAAGAAGAAGCGTTCGCGTTCCTGCTGGGGAACGAACGTGCTTCCGAATGGCTGCCGCACGAGGATCCACAGGATCTGGCAGTCGTGCTGCTTTCACTCGGTCCGGAGGCAGCGGAACGCTTCCTCGCGCGGCTGCCGGATGACCTCAAGGTCGCGCTGCTCGAAATGGTCGGCGCTCAGACCGTTCCTCCCGATGCCGCCACGATCGAACGAGTGGCCGGGCGACTCGCCCAACGTGCCGCGGCTCAGCCGGCCGCTGCCGCGACCTCGGCTGTGTCGGAGCCAGTCAGCAGCTATCACAACCGGCTTCCCCGGGAGACCGTTCCGGAAACATTGGGAGCGGCCAACTGGGTGACCAGTTTCGAAGAGATCGTTCGACTCGACCTGGCATCATTGCGGGGGCTGTATGAAACAGCCGGTGCGGACGTCTGGGCAATGGCCCTGCTGGGGGCGTCGGATCGGGTCAAACGTGCGGTGATGCGAAGCCTGACGGAACCGCAGCGGGACGAACTGAGTCGACGGATCGCCGAACCGCAGCCGACGCGACTGCGCGACATCGACGAGGCTCAGCAGCAGATTGTCTCGCTGGTCGGCCGTACTTCTGCCGCGACCGAAACCGTGCTGAGCTGA